GCGCGCGCAACGTGGCGCCGGTGATCGCTGGATCTTGGGCGCTCAGCTCCAAGCGGGCGTCCACCAGCGCGGCGAGCTCGGACAGCGCGACGGGCTCGACGTGGCTGGGACGCGGCGGGGCTGTCGCCGCCTTGGGCGAAACGACCGGAGACACGTCGCGAAAGGCTACCGGCGCTCGGATCTCGCCCTGCCACCCCCGTGCGTTTGCCCCGCCGGACTGTCAATCCCCCGGACCGTGGACGCGCTCAGCCCTGACGCCGTCAACTACCACGCCCACCCCCGCGAATACGCCCTAGGCAATTGCCGGATTCAGGTCCTTCGATCTCGTGTCGTCCGATCCGGTGAGGCGCACCGAAGGGATCCCGTGCACCACCTCCTTCGTTAAGCTCTTCTGCGGGCCAGAGACGCAGGGGAGGCGTTTTCACATGTCCAAGCAGTACGCGCGCGCCGGGGGATGGCGCATCGACCTCGACCAGGTCCCCGTCGCCATCAAGATCTTCAACGACACTCTGCAGGACATCAAAGCCCTCACCATGCAGGCGGCCGATGCAAGAGGAATCCGGCCGATGGGCGATGACGACGTCAGCAAAGCGCTCGCCAAGGAAGTCAGCGAACGCCACCTCGATGGCCGTGGCGCGATCTGGGCCGCCGAACAACTGAGCACAGAGCTGACGAAGGTGGTCACCGCGTTGGAAGCGACCCGTCAGCATTATCGACGGCTCGAGAGCGCCAACCGCCACACCGTTTCCAGGTGATGAACGTGCGGCATCTGTCCGGTGCCATCATCACGTTGGTCATGGCGGCAGTGGCGGCCGCAGGGTGCACGAACACCCACATCGGGACCGCCGTCCCGCAGCCGATACCCAGCACGACCACGAGCAGCGCCGACCGACCGCGCGAGTTGAAGATCGACGGGTTCAAGTCGTGCGAGCTGCTCAGCGAGGCCCAGCAGGCCGAGCTCCAGATCAACCAGCCGCCGCACCAGCGAGAAGATCCGATTTTCAACTCGGACACGTGCAACTTCAACAATCACACCACTTCGACGACCCTCGGTCTCTACGTCATGCTGAAGCACGACGTGAGCCACTTCGCTCCGGGGAATGTCAACGGTGTGGCACGAGCAGTTCGCATCCTGGGTTTCCCCGGCTTTGAGGTGCGCCCGGAGGTCGACGAGCCGCCGCTACAACAATGCGCCGTGAACATCGGGGTATCAACGGGGCAGGTGCTGCGGTCGCAGTACATCACGCTGGGAGAGAAGCACGCTCTTCCCCAGGAGGAGGTCTGTCGCAGAGCTACACGTGGATTAGAACTGGCGCTGGGCAACATCCTCGCGAAGAAGTGAGGAACTCGATCTCGTGTCGTCCGATCCGGTACGACACACCGAAGGCGCCCTGCACGCGACCGCTTTCGTTACTCTGCACGTGGGCCAGAGACGCAGGGGAGGCGTTTTCAGATGTCCAAGCAGTACGCGCGCGCCGGGGGATGGCGCATCGACCTCGACAAGGTCCCCGCAGCCATCAAGATCTTCAACGACGCCCTCGACGAACTCAGCGAACTCACCAACGACGTTGGCTACGCGCAAGAGATCCGGCCGATGGGTGATGATCACGTCAGCCGGACATTGGCGGACGAAGTCAGCAGCCGCCATCTGGGTGGTAGCCGCGGCACCATCTGGGCCGCCGCCGCACTAGAAGGTGAGCTGACGAAGGCCATTCGCAGCCTCGAGAACGCCCGCCGGAACTATCGCCGAGCCGAGGACGCCAACCGTCATACCGTCTTCGGGGGATGAGCATGCGGCGCATCCGTGTCACCAGTCTCATCATCGGAGCGGCCTTGGCAACCACGCTCGCCAGCGGTTGCACGGTGGCACACGTAGGGGTGGCCAGCCCCCAGCCAGCACCGAAGGCGACCACTAGCAGCCCTGACCGCCCACGCGAGCTGAAGATCGACGGGTTTGCCTCGTGCGAACTGTTGAGCGAGTCTCAGCGACTGGATCTCCAGATATCCCGACCGCCGAACAAGCGGGAGGACTCGGTCTCCAAAGCCGATGCATGCGACTTCAACAACCACACCGACGGAACGTCACTGTCTCTCTACGTAATGCTCAAGCACGACATGGAGATGTTTGCCCCCGGCAACGTCAACGGAAAAGTTCGCTCTGTACGCGTGCTCGGCTTCCCCGCATATGAGATCGAGCTGGATTCGCGCGAGGACCCCAACCAGAGCTGCTCGGTGAACATTGGCGTCTCATCCGGCCAAGTCCTGCGTGGGCAGTACATGAGGTGGAAACGGCAGCAGCCGCTGCCCGATGGGGAGGTCTGCATCCGAGCGACGCGCGGCGTTGAGTTAGCGCTCGGCAACATCCTCGCCAAGAGCTGACAGGACAGATCGACAAGCCGAACGACACGGGGGGACGACGTGGACGTTAACCGGAACTGGATGAACTACTCGCACCAGGAACTGTTCGACGCCATCCATCGAGGGGCAGGGCCAGCGGGTCACCAGCCCGCGGCGGACTTCACGAACAAGTTCGCGTGGAAGTTGGACGGCGTGTACCGGGCGATGGGCGACGCGCTGCGCGGTCTGGGCGCGGTGTGGGAGGGGGAAGCCGCCGACCTGGCGACCGGGAAGATCGGCTCGTTGCAGACGTGGACGGCCGCGGCGGGCAACCGGACCAATGAGCGGACCACGAACATCCTCAACGGGATGAACGCGTTCGTGCACGCGCGGAACTCGATGCCGGAGCCGAAGAAGGTGCCGTCGCTGGAGGAGTTGGGCAACAGCAACGCCCTCGCTGATCTGTTCCAGTTGAAGGAAGATCACGAGGTCCTGGAGCGCTCCGCCCACAACGCGCACCTGCAAGCGGCTGCGGTGATGCAGGCGTACGCGGATGCGGTGAACGTTCCCGTGCCCGACTACGACGAGCCACCCCGCATCGGCGGTGGCGGCGACCCAGGGGGACCGAAGTCGGGGCCGGGTCCGATCGGTGGTGGCCGGGCGATTGCCCGTCCGCGGGGTGGGGATGTCGGTGTGGGGCAGGAGATCGGTGAGGGCGGTGGCGGTGTGGTGGTGCCGCCGATTCCGGATCAGCGGGGTGAGCGCGGTGTGGAGGTGCCGGACACCACGCTGGGTGAGGTCGAGCAGGCCGGCTACACGCCCCCGCCCTCCACGCTCGGTGGTGGCGGTGTGGGGTCGGTCGCGGGGCCCGGTGGCGGTGTGGTCGGGGGTGGAGCGGGCGCTGTCCTGGGTGGGCTGGTGCCGCGCGCGGGCATGCCGGTGGGCACGCCGTCGGCGCAGCCGCTTGCGGTCAGGCGGGCACCGTCTGCGGTCAGGCCCGTCGGGGGTGCGGGGGCGCGGCCGGGGTTCATGCAGCCTGCGTTGGGTGCTGGTCAGCGGGATGAGGATCAGGAGCACGAGCGTAAGTACGAGATCACCGACGACATCGTGGGTGAGTTGCCGATGGTCGCCCCACCCGTGATCGGCGAGTGAGCAGAAGATGATGATCACCATCTCCGACACCGCCTACCAGGTGGCATGGGAACACCTCGGGCTCGGCCAGATGCCCTTGGCACTGCTCGTCAATCCCCGCGGGGCCCGCCACGACGAGCGCGATGCCGTCGTGGCGGGCGCCTGGCAGGAGCTGCGCACGAGCGGACTCGTGGCCGGGACGGACCTCGACGAGCGGCTGGCGCGGTGGCTGAGGACGCTCGCCGCGCCGGACCGCCTCGTCGACGCCCGGCTGTGGCTCGGCGAAGAGGTGCGCGCGGTCGCCGCGGCGACCTGGGACGAGGACGAGGGCGTTCTGGCGGTTCTTCGCGACGGAAAGCTGCATCTGAAGCCGATCTACGCCACGGGGCTGGCGCGCGCGGCAACGGAACTACTCCCGGCGATAGGCCCCGGACCTGGTCATTCGGTGTCCGTGCCCAACGAAGCCCTTGCCAGGGCAGCACGCGAAGCCGGGAGCGACCCGCGGGCCCTGGCCGCCGCGCTCCGGAGCGAGATCTCCGCCGAGGACGCCGAGCAGCTGGCCCAGATGATCAAGTCGCCGGGGCAGCGCGGCCAGTTCGGGGCGAGCCTCGGGCGCAAGCGCGCCGACCACGTCGTCGCCTACTACGACACCGCGCACGGCCGGTACCTCATGGAGGACTCGCGGGGGTGGACCACGGTCAGCCCGGCCGACTCGCGGGTCCTGGTGCGCCAGATCGACCGGCTGACCAGTACCGCCAATTAAGCGAGAAGCATTCACATTTGCCGACGACCTCGCTAACGTCGGCGCCGGTGAGCTGTGACGGCGGTCACCGAGCATCGGCACCCGGGAGGTCGTTGTGCGCTGGTTGTCCGGAGATCGGCCAAGGGGGGTGCTCGGCGCGACGCTCGCGGTGGTCGTCGGCGCCGCCACCCTCGTCCAGCTCGGCGAGCCCGCCAGGGCCGCCGCCGACGGCCCGTACCTGGTGGGACGCGGTATCGCCGACGTCACCGGCGAGGCCGCCGAGCGCGGGATGATGGGCTACGCCAAGCTCGACCAGCGCACATCGGGAATCCACCAGCGGCAGCGCTCCCGGGCGTTCATCGTCGCCGATCCGGCCAGCGGCAAGCGGGTCGCGCTGGTCACCGCCGACCTCGGCATGGTCTTCGGCAGCGTGCGGCAGGCGGTGCTGCGCAAGCTCGCCGTCAAGCACGGCTCGCTGTACTCACCGGACAACGTGCTGCTCACCGCCACCCACACGCACGCGGGGCCGGGCGGGCAGTCGCACTACTCCCTCTACAACATCACCACGTTCGGCTACCACGGCAAGACCTTCGACGCCGCCGTCGACGGCATCGTCGAGTCGATCAACCGGGCGCACGACGACCTCGCGCCCGGGTCGCTGTCACTGGCCAACGGCGAGCTGAAGAACGCCAGCGCCAACCGCTCCCGGCGGGCCTTCGACAAGAACCCCGCGCAGGACCGGGCGGCCTTCCCGGACGGCATCGACCCGATGACCTCGCTGCTGCGGATGGACCGGGGCGGCAGGACGGTGGGCGCGATCAACTGGTTCGCCACCCACAACACGAGCATGACCGGCAACAACACGCTCATCAACGGCGACAACAAGGGATACGCCGCCTACCACTGGGAACGCGAGATCGCAGGCGCCGACTACCTCGCCGGGCAGCCCGGCCTGGTCACTGCCTTCGCGCAGACCAACGCGGGCGACATGTCGCCCAACCTCAACCTGAAGCCGGGCAGCGGGCCCACCGAGGACGAGTTCGCCAACACCCAGATCCTCGGCAAGCGACAGGCGGACGCGGCGCGGGCCCTCGCCGCGACCACCGGCCGCGCGCTCACAGGAGGCGTCGACTCGCGTCTGTCCTATGTGGACATGAGTGGGACGACGGTGCGACCTGAGTTCACCGGGGACGGCGCGGCACACAACACCTGTCAGGCCGCACTCGGTGCCAGCTTCGCGGCAGGGTCCACAGAGGACGGTCCGGGACCGGACATCTTCAAGGAGGGCGTTGGCAACAACCCGCTCATCGAACTCGTCACCAAGGCGCGCTACGTCGCCTCTCCGGAACTGCGCGCGTGCCAGGCGCCCAAGGACATCCTGCTCGACACCGGCGCGCTGAACCTGACGCCGAAGATCCTGCCGATCCAGCTCGTCCGCGTCGGACAGCTCTACCTGATCGGACTGCCGCAGGAAGCCACGATCGTCACCGGCCTGCGCTTGCGCCGCACCGTGGCCGAGCAGGTCGGCGCGCCGCTGCAGAACGTCATCGTCGCGGGCTACGCCAACGACTACGCCGGATACCTGACCACTCCGGAGGAGTACGACCAGCAGGACTACGAGGCCGGTCACACCATGTTCGGCCGCTGGAGCCTGCCCGCCTACCAACAGGAGTTCGCTCGCCTGGCCGCTGACATGAAGGCGGGACGCCCGAGCGCCGCCGGTCCCACGCCGCCGGACATGTCGGGCTCGGTGTGGACGTTGCAGCCGGGCGTCGTGCTGGACGCGCCGCCGATCGGCGGCAACTTCGGCGATGTGGTCACCGCGCCGAAACCGAGCTACGCCAAGGGACAACAGGTCGTCGTGGAGTTCGCCGGAGCCCACCCCAACAACGACCTGCACCGCAACGGCACCTTCGTCGAAGTGCAGCGCCAGGAAGGGACGGCGTGGAAGCGCGTCGCCGACGACGGTGACTGGTCGACGAAGTTCCGCTGGGCGAGGTGGGGCGTCGCGGCATCGCGGATCACCGTGTCGTGGGACGTGCCCAGCACCGCACAGCCCGGTAACTACCGCATCGTCTACCGCGGGGACGCGAGGAACCTGGCGGGCGCGGTGAGCCCGATCAGCGGCACCTCGCCGGCATTCACCGTCACCTAGCTGTGCTGTTTCCCCCGCGCGGCCGAGCCGAACGCAGTAGCGTTGGCCGCCGGGGGAGGTAGATCGTGGGATTCACCGTTGTCACTGACGCGCTCCGCGCCGCGGCTCGGACAGCGCGACGCGCGGGGGAAGGTGCGGGGGCGGTCAACGTCGCCGCCGAAGCTGACCAGATCGCCGCGGCGATGCCGGGAGGTGCCGCAGCTGCGGCCGCCGCCAAGCTTGCCGTGCACTGGAAGTCGAGCGTTTCCACGTGGGCGCAGGACGTCCAGGCCCACGCGAAGCGCTTGGAGGACAGCGCGACGCTCTACGAGAAGAAGGACGCACAGTCCCGCGACGGCATCGTGGGAGGGACGTTCTGATGGTCTCCGTCAGCGATGTGCGTCGATGGCGGCAGCCCACTCTCGACGCCGCTTTCCAAGCACTCGGTTCGCGCCGGGACACCCTCGTCGGTTTCGACGACGAGCTGCACGGGACGAAGTCACCGCCCGGCTGGAGCGGACCCGCGGCGGAGGCAGCCACCAAGCACCACGGCGAGCTGACCGAACGGATGCGACGGCTCGTCGCCGGCATCTCCGCCGTGCGCCGCGCCGTCGGTGAGGCCGCCGACGCCGTCAAGGCCGTCCAACGCGCCCTCGGCGACGCCGAGCACATGGCCGGCAAGCACGGCTTCTCCATCGCCGACGACGGCAAGATTTTCGACGTCGCCCATCCCCGCCCGACCGACGAGACCCAGATCCGCGAGCGTCTCTTCATCCGGATCGAGCTGGCCGATCGCGTCGAGCAGGTGTTGCGGCGCGCCAACGACATCGACGCCGACCTCGCCGCCGTTCTCGAGCGCGCCGCACTCGACCGCATCGACGATGGCTGCGGCACTTCACTCAACGACGCTTCCCTTGCCGGACAAGCAACTGGTGGGCTCTCCACCATCGGTCCCCCGAAGGGCGGCTCCCCCGATGACAACGCGGGCTGGTGGTCGTCGCTGTCCGACGCCGAACGAGCCGCGATGCTCAAGGAACACCCCGACTGGCTCGGCAACCTCGACGGCCTGCCCGCCGTCGTCCGCGACCAGGCCAACCGCGCGCAGCTGCCCGTCGAACGCGCCAAGCTCAACGAGGAAGTCTCGCGCCTGGAGAAAGAGATCCACGACATCGGGCAACGCATGCTGCGGTCCAGCAGCGAACGCACGGACCTGTCTCTCGCTCACCAATTGGCCGCGGCAAGGGCGAAACTCGCTGCTACGCAAGAGAATGTCGCCTCGTTGGATGCGATTGACAAGACACTGTCGAGAGGCGACCGGCAACTGCTTGTCTTCGACCCCTCAGGAGCACGACACAAGGCGGCCATCGCATCCGGCAACGTCGACACCGCCGAGCATGTCACCGTCTTCACGCCGGGGCTCGGAACCACAGTTCGAGGCGACATGCCAGCCTATGACGACCACATGAACAAGCTCCGCGATGTGGCGGAGAGGGCTTCCGAGCGCGAAGGTAAACCGACGTCTGTCGCGGCGGTGACATGGATCGGCTACGAAGCTCCTCAGGCAACTCTCGACGAACTCCTGAACAAGAACCGCTCGGTGATGAGCGATGCAGCGGCCAGGTCGGGAGCGGAAAAGCTCACCGGATTTCTCAATGGCGTTGACGCATCTCGAACAACCGATCCTCACCTCACCGCCATCGGCCACTCCTATGGTTCCCTGACCACGGGGCTCGCGTTGCAAAAGGGGACGGGCGTCGATGACGCGGTCTTCTTCGGTTCCCCAGGGCTGGGAACTTCCAACCTGGAGGATCTCAAAGTGCGACCAGGCCATTCGTGGGTGGTGGAGGCGCGTGGAGACCCCGTCGCCGAGTTCGGAACCTTCGGCCGCGACCCCGACCTGCTGGGAGCGGGCCTGCTGTCAGCGAAGGATGTCACATTGCCGGACGGCAGACATCTGAACGCGTCCGTCGGCCACGCCTCCGTCGAACCCAAGGTCGGCTACCTCGCACCGGGAACCACGAGTCAGTACAACATGGGCCTGGTCTCCGCCGGCCTGCACGATCTGGTCCAACGAGACAAGCCCCTCGGCCTCGGCGAACTCTTTCGCCAACGCGCACGCCGCGGGCCATACTGATGAAGCGGATCACCGCACTCACTCTTTGCTTTCTCATTCTCATCGGCTGCGGAGGCCGTTCGCGCATGAATGACCAATTTGAGACCCTCGCCCGGCGTCCCGACATCGACGTGGCCACCGAGCGATACCAGAAGATGCAAGAGGACGTCCGTGGCCGGATTTCGGCCGAACTCGGCCCAGTCGAGTGGAAGGTAAGGCGTCCGCTTAGCCGGTCAGGGTGCGCCGAGTTCCCTGACGTGTCCGAAGCCGAGAGCCGCACACTGGGCCTCTGGTACTTCACCAGCAACATCCCGGACGACAAATGGGAACGCGCGGTGAAAATCATCTCCGAGATCAACGCAGCATATGGATTCGGCCCACCCCGTCACATGGAGAACAGTCCAGGTCGCCACGAGGTCATCTCCGTCGACTCGCTGGGTGCCTCGTACACCCTAGGAACGAGCGTCCACACAACACTGATGCTGCACACTGGGTGTCACCTCGAAGCGAAGGCGCATCCGGCAAACGCTGGCAAGAAGACGCCATGAATGGCCCGACGCCGCAAGCGATCCGTCTCCGTGTCCACATGACACTGCTGATGGTGGCCGGGTTCCTGGCCGCAGGGTGGTGCTACTTGGTGTACCTGGCCAGACTCAACCTCCCCGAGACCCCTGCTCGACAGACAGCCGGAGCTGTTCGTCCTGATCACCCTCGGGGCGACCGGGGTCGGCTTGGTGCTCGGGCTCGGCGGTGGGTGGCCGTGGGCGGCGTGGGCACGCTCTACCTGGCCGTCCTCGTAACCCACCTGATCATCCTGCTGTGAAAGGGAATCAGCCGTTCTTCGGCAGCAGCTCCAGTGTCGGGGCGGCCGGGGACAGGGGGACGCGGTAGCGCTGGGCCACGTAGTCGGCCATGTCGTGGAACAGCGGCGCGGCCGAGGTGGCCTCGGAGGTCCCGGCCTTGGGCGCGTCGAGCATGATGCCGATGACGTAGCGCGGTTTGTCGGCGGGCAGGATGCCGGCGAAGGTGATCCAGTACGAGGAGTTGCTGTAGCAGCCGCAGTTCGGGTCGACCTGCTGCGCGGTGCCGGTCTTGCCGGTGATCTGGTAGCCGGGCAGCGAGGCGGCGGGGCCGGTGCCGCGCTGGCCGGGTACGTCCTGCACGACGGCGCGCATCATGTCGCGGACGGTGCGGGCGGTCTCGGGGCTGACGACGCGGACGCCCTCGGGGCGGGGCTCCTCCTTGCGGACCTTGTCGGGGCCGATCTCCGCCTTGATGATGCGCGGCGGGATGCGCAGGCCGTCGTTGGCCAGCGCCTGGTACATGCCCGCCATCTGCACGACGGTCATGGACAGGCCCTGGCCGATGGGCAGGTTGCCGAAGGTGGAGCCGGACCACTGGGAGCGCGGCGGCACGCGGCCGGAGGTCTCACCGGCCAGGCCGAGCCGGGTGCGCTCGCCGAGGCCGAACTTGCCGAGCATCTCGGCGAAGCGGTCCTGGCCGATCTGCTGCGCCATCATGAGCGTGCCGACGTTGGAGGACTTGCCGATCACGCCGGTGAAGGTCATCGGGATGGTGCCGTGGTTCCACGCGTCGCTGATCTCGCGGTCGGCGACCTTGATGCTGCCGGGCACCGACAGCACGGTCTGCGGGGTGGCCAAACCGAGCTCGATCGCGGTGGCCGCGGTGACCACCTTGTTCACCGAGCCGGGTTCGAACGGCGAGGTGACCGCGCGGTTGTTGCGCTGCTCCGGCTTGGAGTCGGCGAAGTTGTTGGGGTCGAACGGTTTGTCGTCGGCCAGCGCCATGACCTCGCCGGTCTTCGCGTCGAGCACGACGGCGCTGCCGCCCTTGGCCTCCACCCGCTGCACGTAGCTGGTGAGCATGTTCTGCACGGTGAACTGCAGATCGGTGTCGATGGTCAGCTGGAGGTCGGAGCCCGGCGTCGCGGGTTCGACCTCGCGCTCGGAGCCGGGGATGGTGACGTCGGCGCTGCCCGCCGCGGTGTCCACGACGCGCCTGCCGTCCTTGCCGGACAACAGGTTGTTCTTGTACGTCTCCAGCCCTTCCAGGCCGGCGGCCTTGCGCTCCTCCATGCGCCAGTTGGCGAAGCCGACGATGTCCGCGCCGACCTTGCCGGAGGGGTACTGCCGGATCTGCCGGTACTCGGCGCCGATCTCGCGGAACTTCTCCCGGATCATCCGCGCCTTGGCCGGCTCCACCCGGTCCACCAGGTACAGCCACTTGCTGTCGGAGAACAGCTTGCGCAGCAGCTCCTGCTCGTCGACCTGGTCGCCGAGCACCTGCTTCATGTAGGCGGCGATGTTGCGCTTGCGCTCGTCGGGGTCCTTGCCCGCCTTGCGCTGCTCCTCGACGATCAGCTGCGGCAGCGCGTAGAGCGCCTTCGCCTCCACGCTGAACGCCAGCAGGTTGCCGTCCCTGTCCATGATCGAGCCGCGCTGGCCGGGGATGTTCTGCACGGTGACGCGCTGCTTGAGCGACTTCTGCGACAGCGCCTCGGCCTCGAAGCCCTGCACCTGCACCAGGCGCAGCCCCGCGGCGACGAGCGCGACCACCAGGAACGCGCGCCCCACCACCACGCGGACGCGGTGGTCGCCCATGCCGTTGGGGTTGCGCCTGGGCTTGGTCCGCGGTGGCTTGGGTTTCGGCGCCGCGGCCCGCGCCGCTCTCGGAGCCGGACGCGGTCTGCCGGTTCGCCGGGTCGGGCCCTGCATCAGCCGCCTCCACCCGCCGGGGGCTGCTGGCCCGCGGGAGGAGCGGGCGGCTGCTGTTGTTGCTGCTGCTCGGCGGGCGGCTGGCTGCGCACGGAGGAGCGCGGCTTCTCGGCGGCCTTCGGGTCGCCGACCACGTCGACGGAGCCGTCCGGCTTCACCTGCAGGCGCGCGGGATCGCCCGCCGGGACCATGCCGCGCTCGCGGGCGCGCCGGTCCAGCTCGATCGGGGACTCCAAAGTGGACACTTCGCGGCGCAGCCGCTCCACGTCCTCGGCGCCCTTGCGCACCTCGCGCCGGGTCTCCTCCAGCTTGTAGGAGTCGGCGGCGGCGGCCGTGGACAGCCACAGCGAAGCGACGATGCCGGTGCCGAGCAGGCCCATCACCAGCAGCACGAAGGGCGCCCTCGGCGCGGGCGCGGTGCGGCGCTCGGGCGGTGCGGCGCCGGCGCGGTGCGCCCTGCGGGCGTAAGCGCGCTCGGCGGCTGCGGAGCGCCGGTGCTGGGCGGCGCGCTCGGCGGCCCGGTCGCGAACCGGCTGTGCGCCCTGTCCGCGCGGTGTCGGTGGTTCGGAACGCGCCGGTGCGGTCATGACGCCTCCCCGATTCGCTCGGCGGCGCGCAACCGGACGGAAGCCGCGCGCGGGTTCTGCGCGATCTCCTCCTCCGTCGCGGGCTCGGAGCCGCGGGTGATCAACCTGAACTCGGGCCCGTGGCCGGGAAGTTCGACCGGAAGGCCCGGTGGCGTGCGCGAGGTGGACCTGGCGACCAGCTCGCGCTTGGTGATCTTGTCCTCCAGCGAGTGGTAGGACAGCACGACCACCCGGCCCTCGGGGGCCAGTGCGTCCAGCGCGTTCGGCAGCGCCCTGCGCCAGACCTCCAGCTCCCCGTTGACCTCGATGCGTAAGGCCTGGAACGTGCGCTTGGCCGGATGTCCGCCGGTGCGCCTGGTCGCCGCGGGCACGGAGTCGTAGAGCAGCTGCACCAGCCGGGCGCTGGTGCGGAACGGCTCCTTGGCCCGCTCCCGCACGATGGCCGAGACGATCCGCTTGGCGAAGCGCTCCTCGCCGTAGTCGCGCAGGATGCGCACCAGATCGCCCGGCGCGTACTCGTTGAGCACGTCGGCCGCGGTGAGCCCGCCGGTCGGGTCCATCCGCATGTCCAGCGGCGCGTCCTTGGCGTAGGCGA
The window above is part of the Allokutzneria albata genome. Proteins encoded here:
- a CDS encoding DUF3558 domain-containing protein, coding for MRRIRVTSLIIGAALATTLASGCTVAHVGVASPQPAPKATTSSPDRPRELKIDGFASCELLSESQRLDLQISRPPNKREDSVSKADACDFNNHTDGTSLSLYVMLKHDMEMFAPGNVNGKVRSVRVLGFPAYEIELDSREDPNQSCSVNIGVSSGQVLRGQYMRWKRQQPLPDGEVCIRATRGVELALGNILAKS
- a CDS encoding ESX secretion-associated protein EspG, encoding MITISDTAYQVAWEHLGLGQMPLALLVNPRGARHDERDAVVAGAWQELRTSGLVAGTDLDERLARWLRTLAAPDRLVDARLWLGEEVRAVAAATWDEDEGVLAVLRDGKLHLKPIYATGLARAATELLPAIGPGPGHSVSVPNEALARAAREAGSDPRALAAALRSEISAEDAEQLAQMIKSPGQRGQFGASLGRKRADHVVAYYDTAHGRYLMEDSRGWTTVSPADSRVLVRQIDRLTSTAN
- a CDS encoding PPE domain-containing protein, which translates into the protein MDVNRNWMNYSHQELFDAIHRGAGPAGHQPAADFTNKFAWKLDGVYRAMGDALRGLGAVWEGEAADLATGKIGSLQTWTAAAGNRTNERTTNILNGMNAFVHARNSMPEPKKVPSLEELGNSNALADLFQLKEDHEVLERSAHNAHLQAAAVMQAYADAVNVPVPDYDEPPRIGGGGDPGGPKSGPGPIGGGRAIARPRGGDVGVGQEIGEGGGGVVVPPIPDQRGERGVEVPDTTLGEVEQAGYTPPPSTLGGGGVGSVAGPGGGVVGGGAGAVLGGLVPRAGMPVGTPSAQPLAVRRAPSAVRPVGGAGARPGFMQPALGAGQRDEDQEHERKYEITDDIVGELPMVAPPVIGE
- a CDS encoding alpha/beta hydrolase; protein product: MVSVSDVRRWRQPTLDAAFQALGSRRDTLVGFDDELHGTKSPPGWSGPAAEAATKHHGELTERMRRLVAGISAVRRAVGEAADAVKAVQRALGDAEHMAGKHGFSIADDGKIFDVAHPRPTDETQIRERLFIRIELADRVEQVLRRANDIDADLAAVLERAALDRIDDGCGTSLNDASLAGQATGGLSTIGPPKGGSPDDNAGWWSSLSDAERAAMLKEHPDWLGNLDGLPAVVRDQANRAQLPVERAKLNEEVSRLEKEIHDIGQRMLRSSSERTDLSLAHQLAAARAKLAATQENVASLDAIDKTLSRGDRQLLVFDPSGARHKAAIASGNVDTAEHVTVFTPGLGTTVRGDMPAYDDHMNKLRDVAERASEREGKPTSVAAVTWIGYEAPQATLDELLNKNRSVMSDAAARSGAEKLTGFLNGVDASRTTDPHLTAIGHSYGSLTTGLALQKGTGVDDAVFFGSPGLGTSNLEDLKVRPGHSWVVEARGDPVAEFGTFGRDPDLLGAGLLSAKDVTLPDGRHLNASVGHASVEPKVGYLAPGTTSQYNMGLVSAGLHDLVQRDKPLGLGELFRQRARRGPY
- a CDS encoding neutral/alkaline ceramidase → MRWLSGDRPRGVLGATLAVVVGAATLVQLGEPARAAADGPYLVGRGIADVTGEAAERGMMGYAKLDQRTSGIHQRQRSRAFIVADPASGKRVALVTADLGMVFGSVRQAVLRKLAVKHGSLYSPDNVLLTATHTHAGPGGQSHYSLYNITTFGYHGKTFDAAVDGIVESINRAHDDLAPGSLSLANGELKNASANRSRRAFDKNPAQDRAAFPDGIDPMTSLLRMDRGGRTVGAINWFATHNTSMTGNNTLINGDNKGYAAYHWEREIAGADYLAGQPGLVTAFAQTNAGDMSPNLNLKPGSGPTEDEFANTQILGKRQADAARALAATTGRALTGGVDSRLSYVDMSGTTVRPEFTGDGAAHNTCQAALGASFAAGSTEDGPGPDIFKEGVGNNPLIELVTKARYVASPELRACQAPKDILLDTGALNLTPKILPIQLVRVGQLYLIGLPQEATIVTGLRLRRTVAEQVGAPLQNVIVAGYANDYAGYLTTPEEYDQQDYEAGHTMFGRWSLPAYQQEFARLAADMKAGRPSAAGPTPPDMSGSVWTLQPGVVLDAPPIGGNFGDVVTAPKPSYAKGQQVVVEFAGAHPNNDLHRNGTFVEVQRQEGTAWKRVADDGDWSTKFRWARWGVAASRITVSWDVPSTAQPGNYRIVYRGDARNLAGAVSPISGTSPAFTVT
- a CDS encoding peptidoglycan D,D-transpeptidase FtsI family protein yields the protein MQGPTRRTGRPRPAPRAARAAAPKPKPPRTKPRRNPNGMGDHRVRVVVGRAFLVVALVAAGLRLVQVQGFEAEALSQKSLKQRVTVQNIPGQRGSIMDRDGNLLAFSVEAKALYALPQLIVEEQRKAGKDPDERKRNIAAYMKQVLGDQVDEQELLRKLFSDSKWLYLVDRVEPAKARMIREKFREIGAEYRQIRQYPSGKVGADIVGFANWRMEERKAAGLEGLETYKNNLLSGKDGRRVVDTAAGSADVTIPGSEREVEPATPGSDLQLTIDTDLQFTVQNMLTSYVQRVEAKGGSAVVLDAKTGEVMALADDKPFDPNNFADSKPEQRNNRAVTSPFEPGSVNKVVTAATAIELGLATPQTVLSVPGSIKVADREISDAWNHGTIPMTFTGVIGKSSNVGTLMMAQQIGQDRFAEMLGKFGLGERTRLGLAGETSGRVPPRSQWSGSTFGNLPIGQGLSMTVVQMAGMYQALANDGLRIPPRIIKAEIGPDKVRKEEPRPEGVRVVSPETARTVRDMMRAVVQDVPGQRGTGPAASLPGYQITGKTGTAQQVDPNCGCYSNSSYWITFAGILPADKPRYVIGIMLDAPKAGTSEATSAAPLFHDMADYVAQRYRVPLSPAAPTLELLPKNG
- a CDS encoding LppA family lipoprotein, which produces MKRITALTLCFLILIGCGGRSRMNDQFETLARRPDIDVATERYQKMQEDVRGRISAELGPVEWKVRRPLSRSGCAEFPDVSEAESRTLGLWYFTSNIPDDKWERAVKIISEINAAYGFGPPRHMENSPGRHEVISVDSLGASYTLGTSVHTTLMLHTGCHLEAKAHPANAGKKTP
- a CDS encoding PE domain-containing protein, whose product is MSKQYARAGGWRIDLDQVPVAIKIFNDTLQDIKALTMQAADARGIRPMGDDDVSKALAKEVSERHLDGRGAIWAAEQLSTELTKVVTALEATRQHYRRLESANRHTVSR
- a CDS encoding DUF3558 domain-containing protein; translation: MNVRHLSGAIITLVMAAVAAAGCTNTHIGTAVPQPIPSTTTSSADRPRELKIDGFKSCELLSEAQQAELQINQPPHQREDPIFNSDTCNFNNHTTSTTLGLYVMLKHDVSHFAPGNVNGVARAVRILGFPGFEVRPEVDEPPLQQCAVNIGVSTGQVLRSQYITLGEKHALPQEEVCRRATRGLELALGNILAKK